One window from the genome of Epinephelus moara isolate mb chromosome 21, YSFRI_EMoa_1.0, whole genome shotgun sequence encodes:
- the ndufb3 gene encoding NADH dehydrogenase [ubiquinone] 1 beta subcomplex subunit 3: MGGDHGHSKMSLPDWRQWKTEGTPLEFTQQRLAARGLKDPWARNEAWRYAGGFARAVTLSEVLLKGFKWGFAAFTVALAVEYALFPPKKGGHH; the protein is encoded by the exons ATGGGAGGTGACCACGGCCACAGCAAGATGTCTCTGCCTGACTGGCGGCAGTGGAAGACAGAGGGAACACCACTGGAGTTCACACAGCAGAGGCTGGCAGCCAGAGGCCTCAAGGATCCGTGGGCACG TAACGAGGCTTGGAGATACGCAGGCGGCTTCGCTCGTGCTGTGACTCTCTCTGAAGTGCTGCTGAAAGGATTCAAGTGGGGCTTTGCTGCCTTCACTGTTGCTCTGGCTGTAGAGTACGCCTTGTTCCCACCGAAGAAGGGCGGCCACCATTAA
- the pecr gene encoding peroxisomal trans-2-enoyl-CoA reductase produces MAASSVFRPGLFNHKVAIVTGGGTGIGKAISAELLELGCSVVISSRKVERLEAAAQEMRQRIPASSPACVTPLPCNIRNEDEVKNLVSSVLKRFGRIDFLVNNGGGQFTSPAEHMSSKGWRAVIDTNLTGTFHCCQEVYTAWMKQHGGVIVNIIADMWKGFPGMAHTGAARAAVDNLTKSLAIEWAASGVRINSVAPGTIFSKTAMENYKDIGPTIFKTAIPLSPAKRLGVPEEISSAVCFLLSPAASFISGATLRVDAGQSLYHSMWEIPDHSAWPEAPEGENLDALKDLLNPQSKL; encoded by the exons ATGGCGGCGTCCAGTGTTTTCAGACCAGGCTTGTTTAACCATAAAGTAGCGATTGTAACGGGCGGCGGGACCGGCATCGGTAAAGCCAtctctgcagagctgctggaGCTCG GTTGCAGTGTGGTGATCTCCAGCAGAAAGGTAGAGAGGTTGGAGGCGGCAGCTCAGGAGATGAGACAAAGAATCCCTGCCTCCAGCCCTGCGTGTGTCACTCCTCTACCGTGTAACATCCGAAACGAGGACGAg GTGAAGAATCTGGTGTCATCAGTGCTGAAGCGGTTCGGCAGGATAGACTTTCTGGTGAACAATGGAGGAGGTCAGTTCACCAGCCCGGCAGAGCACATGTCCTCTAAAGGCTGGAGGGCAGTGATTGACACCAACCTGACAGGAACCTTCCACTGCTGCCAGGAGG TCTACACAGCGTGGATGAAACAACATGGAGGCGTGATCGTCAACATCATTGCCGACATGTGGAAAGGCTTCCCAGGCATGGC acacacaggggCAGCGAGGGCAGCAGTGGACAACTTAACAAAGAGTCTGGCCATCGAGTGGGCGGCCTCAGGAGTCAGAATCAACTCTGTGGCACCT GGAACAATCTTTTCCAAAACTGCAATGGAGAACTACAAGGACATTGGACCAACAATTTTCAAGACGGCCATTCCATTAAGCCCTGCGAAGAGGCTGGGAGTACCAGAGGAG ATCTCATCAGCCGTGTGTTTCCTGCTCTCTCCTGCTGCCTCCTTCATCTCTGGAGCCACCCTGAGGGTCGATGCAGGACAGAGTCTGTACCACTCCATGTGGGAGATACCTG ACCACAGTGCATGGCCCGAAGCTCCAGAGGGAGAGAACCTGGATGCTCTGAAGGACCTGCTCAACCCCCAAAGCAAACTCTGA
- the rpl37a gene encoding 60S ribosomal protein L37a, protein MAKRTKKVGIVGKYGTRYGASLRKMVKKIEISQHAKYTCSFCGKTKMKRRAVGIWHCGSCRKTVAGGAWTYNTTSAVTVKSAIRRLKELKDQ, encoded by the exons ATG GCCAAGCGTACCAAGAAGGTGGGGATCGTTGGTAAATATGGCACACGTTACGGTGCCTCGCTGAGGAAGATGGTGAAGAAAATTGAAATCTCCCAGCACGCTAAATACACCTGCTCTTTCTGTGGCAAG AccaagatgaagaggagggctgTTGGTATCTGGCACTGTGGGTCCTGCAGGAAGACGGTGGCTGGAGGTGCCTGGACTTACAA cACAACTTCTGCTGTCACAGTCAAGTCCGCAATCAGGAGGCTGAAGGAGTTGAAGGACCAGTAA
- the cfap410 gene encoding cilia and flagella associated protein 410, with product MKLTRKQVLAKAKASDLDSVKKLNCWGCNLTDISIFSQMANIEVLTLSVNSISSLSPLSGCLSLCELYLRRNNIPSLSELSHLRPLTRLRVLWLAENPCCGTDFSQYRLTVLRCLPRLQKLDNQVVTEDEIALSLAEGEEVTTPPGSVQNQLSINGVPDAETENDPLNYNMEETNKIREELGMKLLSRDKFPSLCSPSTRENKPSMKKSHTLDAVLLLLRDLDEEELHIVYTATQNRLQMHTLDSETLTDSLQTQKTADIQH from the exons ATGAAGCTAACACGGAAACAGGTTCTCGCGAAGGCTAAGGCCTCCGACTTGGACAGCGTGAAGAAACTGAACTGCTG GGGATGCAACCTGACTGAT ATTTCTATCTTCTCTCAAATGGCCAACATCGAGGTGCTGACACTCAG TGTCAACAGCATCtcgtctctgtctcctctgtctggctgtctgtctctgtgtgagcTCTACCTGAGGAGGAACAATATTCCCTCACTCTCTGAGCTCTCCCATCTGCGTCCACTGACGCGTCTCAGAGTGCTCTGGTTGGCAGAGAACCCCTGTTGTGGGACCGACTTCAGCCAATATCGCCTCACTGTACTGCGCTGCCTGCCTCGCCTCCAGAAGCTCGACAACCAAG ttgtAACAGAAGATGAGATTGCACTTTCTCTTGCGGAGGGTGAGGAGGTCACCACTCCCCCAGGCAGCGTCCAAAACCAGCTTTCCATCAATGGAGTTCCAGATGCAGAGACAGAGAATGACCCTCTTAACTACAACATGGAGGAGACCAA caaaaTCAGGGAAGAGTTGGGGATGAAGCTGCTCTCCAGAGACAAGTTCCCCTCTCTTTGTTCTCCGTcaaccagagaaaacaaaccATCAATGAAAAAG TCACACACTCTGGACGcagttctgctgctgctgagggatTTGGATGAAGAGGAGCTTCACATCGTATACACAGCGACTCAGAACAGACTCCAGATGCACACACTGGACTCAGAGACACTAACAGATTCACTGCAGACACAGAAAACTGCTGACATCCAACACTGA
- the orc2 gene encoding origin recognition complex subunit 2, translating into MKDLFTFFSDDTDSLSVMMSVLEVKFIGDGDALEHIVDKQEGVQSSSGAVQKMVKFKGPAGRRAREDAEHNGDENGVLDEQNYVQALGADNAEEDEEGMYRMAGSSIFTFQKAKRGHSMAQTASELARTPGKSVTFSTAPSTEPSTPTRTGRNHRGESRTPQRSKKVQFVSTTPHRLRKRITTPSMRSDSDSELSPSDSGEEEDEDGMEEEQKVKKEEKENSKTPRTPSKGLSAALYKTPAKKSKTTSEAPSMIEEYFEAHGSSKVLTSDRTLERLHTPKLDRETLVQLLEGKPSCFSKEIQQLYNRHRKHFSKWMLQLQLGFSVLVYGLGSKKSLLEDFRVSQLAQEVHLVVNGFFPSITLKSILNALTCEVLEHQGSFRTPSDQIQFITQTLKDSPDLHVYLLIHNIDGLMLRGEKTQSALGQLAALPNLHLVASLDHINAPLVWDQFKQSQFNWLWWECVTFKHYAEETSYENSLLVQQTGALALSSLTHVLRSLTPNARGIFKLLVKFQLENKDNPSYTGLSFQDFYQRCREAFLVNSDLTLRTQLTEFRDHKLIRTRKGADGVECLIVAVDASTLMDFLENEEGD; encoded by the exons ATGAAAGATTTGTTTACGTTTTTCTCGGACGATACGGACTCATTATCCG TGATGATGAGTGTGTTGGAGGTGAAGTTCATCGGTGATGGAGATGCTCTGGAGCACATCGTGGACAAACAGGAGG gtgtgcagagcagcagtgggGCCGTTCAGAAGATGGTAAAGTTTAAGGGCCCAGCTGGACGACGGGCCAGAGAGGATGCAGAACATAATGGGGATGAAAATGGAGTCCTTGATGAGCAGAACTACGTCCAAGCTCTGGGAGCAGACAACGCAGAAG aggatgaggagggaaTGTACAGAATGGCCGGATCCTCCATTTTCACCTTTCAGAAAGCCAAACGTGGACACAGCATGGCCCAGACTG CAAGTGAGTTGGCTCGGACTCCCGGGAAAAGCGTGACCTTCAGCACGGCCCCCAGCACTGAACCCTCGACTCCCACCCGAACAGGACGCA ACCACAGAGGTGAAAGCAGGACACCACAGAGG AGCAAGAAGGTTCAGTTTGTCTCCACAACACCCCACAGACTCAGGAAGAGAATAACAA CTCCCAGCATGAGGTCGGACAGCGATAGCGAGCTGTCGCCCTCTGACTCtggggaagaggaggatgaagatggGATGGAGGAAGAGCAGAAAgtaaagaaagaggaaaaggagaacTCAAAGACTCCAAGAACGCCCAGTAAAGGTTTATCTGCAGCTCTGTACAAGACTCCCGCCAAGAAAAGCAAGACCACGTCTGAAGCCCCCAGTATGATCGAGGAGTACTTTGAAGCCCATGGCAGCTCAAAGGTCTTGACATCAGACCGCACCCTGGAGCGTTTACACACCCCTAAACTTGACAGG gAGACGTTGGTCCAGCTCCTAGAAGGAAAACCTTCCTGCTTCTCAAAAGAGATCCAGCAGCTCTACAACAGACACAGAAAGCACTTTAGCAAATGgatgttacagttaca gTTGGGATTCAGCGTGCTGGTCTATGGTTTGGGAAGCAAAAAATCTCTGCTGGAGGATTTCCGTGTGTCTCAGTTGGCTCAGGAAGTCCACCTTGTGGTCAACGGGTTCTTCCCCTCCATCACTCTGAAATCA ATCTTAAATGCTCTGACATGTGAGGTTCTGGAGCACCAGGGAAGTTTCCGCACCCCCTCAGACCAGATCCAGTTCATCACTCAGACCCTTAAAGACA GCCCAGATCTCCATGTGTACCTGCTAATCCATAACATTGACGGCCTGATGCTGCGAGGAGAGAAGACCCAGAGTGCACTGGGGCAGCTGGCAGCCCTGCCCAACCTGCACTTGGTGGCTTCTTTAGACCACATCAACGCTCCTCTGG TGTGGGACCAGTTTAAGCAGAGCCAGTTTAACTGGCTGTGGTGGGAGTGTGTGACCTTCAAGCACTACGCAGAGGAAACGTCGTATGAAAACTCGCTCCTGGTGCAGCAGACTGGCGCTCTCGCTCTGTCCTCCCTTACACACGTGCTACGCAGCTTGACGCCCAATGCAag aGGAATTTTCAAACTTTTGGTGAAATTCCAGctggaaaacaaagacaaccCTTCATAcacag GATTGTCATTCCAAGATTTCTACCAGCGTTGTCGAGAGGCGTTCTTGGTGAACTCTGACCTCACATTGAGGACTCAGCTGACTGAGTTCAGAGACCACAAACTGATACGGACGCGCAAG GGTGCAGATGGAGTGGAGTGCTTAATCGTTGCAGTGGACGCCAGCACACTGATGGATTTCCTGGAGAACGAAGAGGGTGACTGA
- the zgc:162816 gene encoding D-threo-3-hydroxyaspartate dehydratase isoform X2 produces MEGEAISTLCTPALVVDVDKVKRNAQRMIERCQNLGVQLRPHMKTHKTLECADIMTGGSRRCIVVSTLAEACFYADHGFDDILYAYSLSFDKVERCAALSERLDLFQVLLDHPDALDQLKKRPLKDGRLWHVWLKLDCGNGRAGVLHSDPEALRLAQAIAKTEGVELTGVYAHCGNSYNCRGVEQIQAVAQETTDLTLQFMEKLKAVGITCKSSIGSTPSCNHPVKDMGRLSEVHPGNYGFYDVQQSVIGSCTLDDVAVRVLTRVIGHCPHRNQLLIDCGWTGISLDGAGKLPTGYAVIEGHPNLKLLSMTQEHGRVEPMSGQLDYSKYPLGSLLTLIPYHSCASAAMHPVYYVHSEGRLVGKWTPTRGW; encoded by the exons ATGGAGGGAGAGGCCATCTCCACCCTGTGTACCCCTGCTCTGGTGGTGGATGTGGACAAAGTGAAGAGAAATGCCCAGAGGATGATCGAACGCTGTCAGAATTTGGGGGTCCAGCTCCGGCcacacatgaagacacacaaaaccct TGAGTGCGCTGACATAATGACGGGTGGATCACGGAGGTGCATCGTGGTTTCCACGCTGGCAGAGGCCTGTTTCTATGCCGACCACGGGTTTGATGACATCCTCTATGCGTACTCTCTTTCCTTTGATAAG gtGGAGCGCTGTGCAGCCCTGTCAGAGCGGCTGGATCTCTTCCAAGTTTTACTGGATCATCCTGACGCTCTGGATCAGCTCAAAAAGAGACCACTGAAAGACGGTCGGCTGTGGCATGTCTGGCTCAAACTGGACTGTGGCAACGGGAGAG CTGGTGTCCTGCACTCAGACCCTGAGGCGCTCAGGTTGGCTCAGGCCATCGCCAAGACGGAGGGCGTGGAACTGACAGGAGTGTACGCTCACTGTGGGAACAGCTATAACTGCAGAGGAGTGGAGCAGATACAGGCCGTCGCCCAGGAGACCACCGACCTAACTCTGCAGTtcatggaaaa attGAAGGCTGTCGGTATCACCTGTAAGTCCAGCATTGGCTCCACCCCTTCCTGTAATCACCCAGTCAAAGACATGGGGCGGCTCAGCGAGGTGCATCCTGGAAACTACGGCTTCTACG ATGTGCAGCAGTCTGTGATTGGTTCATGCACTCTGGACGATGTGGCTGTAAGGGTTTTGACGAGAGTCATCGGACACTGTCCTCACAGGAACCAGCTCCTGATTGACTGTGGATGGACTGGCATCAG TCTAGATGGAGCTGGAAAACTTCCCACTGGATATGCTGTGATTGAAGGACACCCAAACCTAAA GTTGTTGTCTATGACCCAGGAGCACGGCAGAGTGGAGCCCATGTCGGGACAGCTGGACTACAGTAAATACCCCCTGGGCTCTCTGCTCACTCTGATCCCCTACCAT TCGTGTGCAAGTGCAGCGATGCATCCCGTGTACTATGTGCACTCTGAGGGCCGTCTGGTGGGGAAGTGGACACCAACACGTGGCTGGTGA
- the zgc:162816 gene encoding D-threo-3-hydroxyaspartate dehydratase isoform X1: protein MFRRFLTGSRIICRGLFLSKTNGPGDLNRAASMEGEAISTLCTPALVVDVDKVKRNAQRMIERCQNLGVQLRPHMKTHKTLECADIMTGGSRRCIVVSTLAEACFYADHGFDDILYAYSLSFDKVERCAALSERLDLFQVLLDHPDALDQLKKRPLKDGRLWHVWLKLDCGNGRAGVLHSDPEALRLAQAIAKTEGVELTGVYAHCGNSYNCRGVEQIQAVAQETTDLTLQFMEKLKAVGITCKSSIGSTPSCNHPVKDMGRLSEVHPGNYGFYDVQQSVIGSCTLDDVAVRVLTRVIGHCPHRNQLLIDCGWTGISLDGAGKLPTGYAVIEGHPNLKLLSMTQEHGRVEPMSGQLDYSKYPLGSLLTLIPYHSCASAAMHPVYYVHSEGRLVGKWTPTRGW, encoded by the exons atgttcaggaggtttttaactgggagccgaattatctgcagaggtctcttcctctccaaaacaaacggacctggtgatttaaaccg TGCTGCCAGTATGGAGGGAGAGGCCATCTCCACCCTGTGTACCCCTGCTCTGGTGGTGGATGTGGACAAAGTGAAGAGAAATGCCCAGAGGATGATCGAACGCTGTCAGAATTTGGGGGTCCAGCTCCGGCcacacatgaagacacacaaaaccct TGAGTGCGCTGACATAATGACGGGTGGATCACGGAGGTGCATCGTGGTTTCCACGCTGGCAGAGGCCTGTTTCTATGCCGACCACGGGTTTGATGACATCCTCTATGCGTACTCTCTTTCCTTTGATAAG gtGGAGCGCTGTGCAGCCCTGTCAGAGCGGCTGGATCTCTTCCAAGTTTTACTGGATCATCCTGACGCTCTGGATCAGCTCAAAAAGAGACCACTGAAAGACGGTCGGCTGTGGCATGTCTGGCTCAAACTGGACTGTGGCAACGGGAGAG CTGGTGTCCTGCACTCAGACCCTGAGGCGCTCAGGTTGGCTCAGGCCATCGCCAAGACGGAGGGCGTGGAACTGACAGGAGTGTACGCTCACTGTGGGAACAGCTATAACTGCAGAGGAGTGGAGCAGATACAGGCCGTCGCCCAGGAGACCACCGACCTAACTCTGCAGTtcatggaaaa attGAAGGCTGTCGGTATCACCTGTAAGTCCAGCATTGGCTCCACCCCTTCCTGTAATCACCCAGTCAAAGACATGGGGCGGCTCAGCGAGGTGCATCCTGGAAACTACGGCTTCTACG ATGTGCAGCAGTCTGTGATTGGTTCATGCACTCTGGACGATGTGGCTGTAAGGGTTTTGACGAGAGTCATCGGACACTGTCCTCACAGGAACCAGCTCCTGATTGACTGTGGATGGACTGGCATCAG TCTAGATGGAGCTGGAAAACTTCCCACTGGATATGCTGTGATTGAAGGACACCCAAACCTAAA GTTGTTGTCTATGACCCAGGAGCACGGCAGAGTGGAGCCCATGTCGGGACAGCTGGACTACAGTAAATACCCCCTGGGCTCTCTGCTCACTCTGATCCCCTACCAT TCGTGTGCAAGTGCAGCGATGCATCCCGTGTACTATGTGCACTCTGAGGGCCGTCTGGTGGGGAAGTGGACACCAACACGTGGCTGGTGA